In Aquimarina sp. TRL1, a single window of DNA contains:
- a CDS encoding folylpolyglutamate synthase/dihydrofolate synthase family protein, protein MNYKETLDWLYVQLPVYQKQGKSAYKANLDNIEQLTSFLQHPEKKFRSIHVGGTNGKGSTSHLLASVFQEAGYKVGLYTSPHLKDFRERIRVDGDCVREEYVVDFVTTHKAYFESHQLSFFEMTVGMAFQYFSDQKVDVAIIEVGLGGRLDATNVITPEISVITNIGIDHTQFLGNTITSIAREKAGIIKTGVPVVIGRKQEASSVVFEAVAKEKKAPLIFAETFEGEQCISSLKGGYQRENERTVLQVLAILRERGWELPTKCIKEGFSRVVENTGLLGRWQILNEAPKVICDTAHNEDGLREVMKQLVKESFRDLHIVVGVVDDKKLETILPLFPKKARYYFSSPDISRGLDAGLLKEEAAKFDLHGEKYDAVKEAYMSALQYARKEDVIYVGGSTFVVAEII, encoded by the coding sequence ATGAATTATAAAGAAACGCTGGATTGGTTGTATGTCCAGTTACCTGTCTACCAAAAACAGGGAAAAAGTGCATATAAGGCTAACTTAGATAATATTGAGCAATTAACTTCTTTTCTGCAACATCCTGAAAAGAAATTCAGAAGTATTCATGTAGGAGGAACCAATGGAAAAGGTTCCACAAGTCACTTATTAGCTTCTGTTTTTCAAGAAGCAGGATATAAAGTAGGTTTGTATACTTCTCCACACTTAAAAGATTTTAGAGAACGTATTCGTGTTGATGGGGATTGTGTCAGGGAGGAGTATGTAGTTGATTTTGTGACAACCCATAAAGCATATTTTGAAAGCCATCAGTTGTCTTTTTTTGAAATGACAGTAGGAATGGCATTTCAGTATTTCTCGGATCAAAAAGTGGATGTGGCAATAATAGAAGTAGGGTTAGGAGGGAGATTAGATGCTACGAATGTTATTACCCCGGAAATCTCTGTGATTACAAATATAGGAATAGATCATACCCAGTTTTTAGGAAATACAATTACTAGTATTGCAAGAGAAAAAGCAGGAATTATAAAAACGGGAGTACCAGTTGTAATTGGAAGAAAACAGGAAGCATCCAGTGTGGTTTTCGAGGCTGTAGCGAAAGAAAAAAAAGCGCCATTAATTTTTGCAGAAACATTTGAAGGAGAACAATGTATATCTTCACTTAAGGGAGGCTATCAAAGAGAAAATGAACGCACGGTTCTTCAGGTTTTAGCGATATTAAGAGAAAGAGGATGGGAACTTCCGACTAAATGTATAAAAGAAGGCTTTTCTAGAGTAGTAGAAAATACAGGACTACTGGGGAGATGGCAAATACTGAATGAGGCACCTAAAGTAATTTGTGATACGGCTCATAATGAAGATGGACTCCGGGAGGTAATGAAGCAATTGGTTAAGGAATCATTTAGAGATTTGCATATTGTAGTAGGAGTAGTGGATGATAAAAAATTAGAAACAATTCTTCCTCTTTTCCCCAAAAAAGCACGTTATTATTTTTCGTCTCCTGATATTTCAAGGGGGTTGGATGCAGGGCTACTCAAAGAAGAAGCTGCTAAGTTTGATTTACATGGTGAGAAATATGACGCTGTAAAAGAGGCTTATATGTCTGCATTACAGTATGCAAGAAAAGAAGATGTGATTTATGTAGGAGGGAGTACTTTTGTTGTAGCGGAAATTATTTGA
- the nhaB gene encoding sodium/proton antiporter NhaB, with amino-acid sequence MFRYFLGSSPKWFKMVMIGFLIFNVFSYFVLGAKVTSWLFIGEFIFTLAMALKCYPLQSGGLLAIEILALNLTTPKNAYHEVEHNLEVVLLLVFMVAGIYFMKPLLMYIFSKVFTKIKSKLVISLLFVFLSAVLSAFLDALTVTAVLISVAVGFYGVYHKIHSTPTADYDQDGSLDTKELSGETLEKFRGFLRSLIMHGVVGTALGGVCTLVGEPQNLLIGDRMGWDFITFFIQMAPITIPVLFAGMLTTALLETTGWFGFGDKLPNVARQIIENYTEQEDAKRSEKSKYGLIVQAVSAILLIIGLATHAAPVGFIGLALIIVQTAFMGITEEHQLGKSFEEALPFTGLLVVFFVIVAMIHDQHLFSPVIDWVLSLPLKDQPAMFYAANGILSMISDNVFVATVYIGEVEAAFKSGAITREHFEKLAIAINTGTNLPSVATPNGQAAFLFLLTSSLAPLIGLSYGRMVKMALPYTIVLGGVGLIGILMML; translated from the coding sequence ATGTTCAGATATTTTTTAGGTAGTAGTCCGAAGTGGTTTAAGATGGTAATGATCGGATTCCTTATTTTTAATGTTTTCTCCTATTTTGTACTAGGAGCAAAAGTAACCTCATGGTTATTTATCGGGGAGTTTATTTTTACATTAGCAATGGCACTAAAGTGCTATCCGTTACAATCAGGAGGGTTGCTGGCTATAGAAATTCTGGCACTTAATCTTACAACTCCAAAGAATGCTTATCACGAGGTAGAACACAATTTGGAAGTAGTATTGTTACTGGTGTTTATGGTAGCCGGGATTTATTTTATGAAACCATTATTGATGTATATTTTTAGTAAAGTTTTTACCAAAATTAAATCAAAATTGGTGATTTCGTTACTGTTTGTATTTCTATCAGCAGTATTATCAGCCTTTTTGGATGCCTTAACAGTAACTGCGGTTTTAATCAGTGTAGCAGTAGGGTTCTATGGAGTATATCACAAGATTCATTCAACACCAACGGCTGACTATGACCAGGATGGTTCTTTGGATACTAAAGAATTAAGTGGTGAAACACTGGAAAAATTCAGAGGATTTCTTAGAAGTTTGATTATGCATGGAGTAGTAGGAACTGCTTTAGGAGGGGTTTGTACACTGGTTGGAGAGCCTCAAAACCTGTTGATCGGGGACAGAATGGGATGGGATTTTATCACATTCTTTATTCAGATGGCTCCTATAACGATTCCGGTTTTATTTGCAGGAATGTTGACGACTGCATTGTTAGAAACTACAGGATGGTTCGGATTTGGGGATAAATTACCAAATGTGGCCAGACAAATTATAGAAAACTATACAGAGCAGGAAGATGCAAAACGCTCTGAAAAATCTAAATACGGATTGATTGTTCAGGCAGTTTCGGCAATTCTTTTGATTATTGGATTGGCTACACATGCAGCTCCTGTAGGATTTATAGGGTTGGCATTGATTATCGTGCAAACGGCTTTTATGGGGATTACAGAAGAACATCAGTTAGGAAAGTCCTTTGAAGAAGCCTTACCTTTTACTGGGTTATTGGTTGTTTTCTTTGTGATTGTAGCAATGATTCATGATCAGCACTTGTTTTCTCCGGTAATAGACTGGGTGTTGTCTTTACCATTAAAAGATCAACCGGCAATGTTTTATGCTGCGAATGGAATTTTATCCATGATTAGTGATAATGTGTTTGTGGCTACCGTATATATAGGAGAGGTAGAGGCAGCTTTTAAATCGGGAGCAATAACAAGAGAGCATTTCGAGAAATTAGCGATTGCTATTAATACAGGAACAAACTTACCAAGTGTGGCGACTCCAAATGGACAAGCAGCTTTCTTATTTTTATTAACCTCTTCTTTGGCTCCGTTAATCGGATTGTCATATGGAAGAATGGTAAAAATGGCATTGCCTTATACAATTGTGCTTGGAGGGGTAGGATTAATAGGGATACTAATGATGCTTTAA
- a CDS encoding Gfo/Idh/MocA family protein — protein sequence MKEDNSRRKFIKNSALAGAGISMIPGVSLGKTAKEASKELRLGLIGVGLRGTNHLRNVLLRDDVRVTAICDIDKTRIDLSLDSIKKAGKPKPKVFGKDELDYRNLLDKENVDAVIISTPWLWHTRMAKDAMKAGKYTGLEVSAANTLEECWDLVNTYEETGTHLMILENVNYRRDIMAVLNMVRKNVFGELVHFRCGYQHDLRFVKLNDGKTAYGRGVEFGEKGISESKWRTLHSVKRNADVYPTHGVGPIATMCDINRGNKFVSISSNASKSIGLHNYIVKHGGKEHPNASVKFKQGDVITSTIETAKGETIIVTHDCNLPRPYSLGFRVQGANGLWEVDGNRIYIEGKSEPHRWEEANKWLAEYDHPLWKKYGEHATGAGHGGMDFFVINAFVESAKQNIAPPLDVYDAAAWSAITPLSEVSIENNGEPQNFPDFTRGMWVKRKPYDWIKDTY from the coding sequence ATGAAAGAAGATAATTCTCGGAGAAAATTTATAAAAAATTCAGCGTTGGCAGGAGCAGGAATTTCTATGATTCCAGGGGTTTCCTTAGGGAAGACTGCAAAAGAGGCTAGCAAGGAGCTAAGGTTGGGACTTATTGGTGTTGGACTCAGAGGGACGAACCATCTTAGAAATGTGTTGTTGCGCGATGATGTAAGAGTGACAGCAATATGTGATATCGATAAAACAAGGATAGACTTGTCATTAGATTCGATTAAGAAAGCCGGAAAACCAAAACCAAAAGTGTTTGGAAAAGATGAATTAGATTATAGGAATCTATTGGATAAAGAAAATGTAGATGCGGTCATTATATCGACTCCATGGTTATGGCATACCAGAATGGCAAAAGATGCTATGAAGGCAGGAAAATACACCGGATTAGAAGTTTCTGCAGCGAATACCTTAGAAGAATGCTGGGATTTAGTGAATACCTATGAAGAAACAGGGACGCATTTGATGATATTGGAGAATGTGAACTATCGAAGAGATATTATGGCTGTTTTGAATATGGTCAGAAAAAATGTTTTTGGAGAATTGGTTCATTTTAGATGTGGATATCAACACGACCTGAGGTTTGTTAAGCTTAATGATGGAAAAACAGCTTATGGAAGAGGGGTTGAATTTGGAGAGAAAGGAATTTCAGAATCAAAATGGAGAACCTTGCATTCGGTAAAGAGAAATGCAGATGTATACCCGACTCATGGAGTAGGACCAATAGCTACCATGTGTGATATCAATAGAGGAAATAAGTTTGTTTCTATTTCATCCAATGCTTCTAAAAGTATTGGATTACATAATTATATTGTAAAACATGGAGGAAAAGAACATCCTAATGCCAGTGTAAAGTTTAAGCAGGGAGATGTAATAACGTCTACTATAGAAACTGCAAAAGGAGAAACAATTATCGTGACGCATGATTGTAATTTGCCAAGACCATATTCTCTCGGATTTAGAGTGCAGGGAGCGAATGGATTGTGGGAAGTGGATGGAAATCGAATTTATATAGAAGGAAAATCAGAGCCTCACCGATGGGAAGAAGCGAATAAATGGTTGGCTGAATACGATCATCCGTTGTGGAAGAAATATGGAGAGCATGCTACAGGAGCTGGGCATGGAGGGATGGACTTTTTTGTTATTAATGCCTTTGTAGAATCTGCTAAACAAAATATCGCACCCCCGTTAGATGTGTATGATGCTGCTGCATGGAGTGCGATCACTCCTTTGTCAGAAGTCTCGATAGAAAATAATGGGGAACCGCAGAATTTTCCGGATTTTACCCGAGGGATGTGGGTGAAAAGGAAGCCTTATGATTGGATAAAAGACACCTATTAA
- a CDS encoding MotA/TolQ/ExbB proton channel family protein, which produces MLGSLAQKTKEVEPEIEEKSLSIIELLLSGGTGGVVIIAILFILLFVAVYIYFERLFAIKAASKFDDNFMNQIREKVSSGKIEAAKILCAQTNNPVSRLTEKGISRIGSPLDDINTAIENAGRLEVYKLEKNVSILATVAGAAPMIGFLGTVIGMILAFHNLASSSGSADMGSLAEGIYTAMTTTVAGLVVGIVAYIGYNHLVVKTDKVVHQMEATAVDFLDLLNEPA; this is translated from the coding sequence ATGCTTGGATCTTTAGCCCAGAAGACCAAAGAAGTTGAACCGGAAATTGAGGAAAAATCACTTTCCATTATAGAATTGTTACTTAGTGGAGGAACAGGTGGAGTAGTGATCATAGCCATTCTGTTTATCCTTCTTTTTGTAGCAGTATACATATATTTCGAACGATTATTCGCTATAAAAGCAGCTTCCAAGTTTGATGATAATTTTATGAATCAAATTAGAGAAAAGGTCTCAAGTGGTAAAATTGAGGCAGCTAAGATTTTGTGTGCTCAAACGAATAATCCGGTTTCTAGATTAACAGAAAAAGGAATCTCAAGAATAGGAAGTCCTTTGGATGATATTAATACCGCTATTGAAAATGCAGGTCGTCTAGAAGTATATAAACTGGAAAAGAATGTCAGTATTCTAGCGACTGTTGCAGGAGCTGCGCCCATGATTGGTTTTCTTGGAACTGTTATTGGTATGATTTTGGCATTCCATAATTTAGCATCAAGTTCAGGAAGTGCAGATATGGGATCATTAGCAGAAGGGATATATACTGCAATGACCACCACTGTTGCGGGATTAGTTGTCGGGATTGTTGCTTATATAGGATATAATCACCTGGTTGTAAAAACGGATAAGGTAGTGCACCAAATGGAAGCGACTGCAGTTGATTTCTTAGATTTACTTAACGAACCTGCTTAA
- a CDS encoding acyl-CoA dehydrogenase yields the protein MDFKLTEEQIMIRDAARDFARTELLPGVIDRDNKQEFPTEQVKKMGELGFLGMMASPEYGGGGMDTISYVLAMEELSKVDASCSVIVSVNNSLVCWGLDTYGSPEQKEKYLSKLTTGESIGAFCLSEPEAGSDATSQRTTAIDKGDHYVLNGTKNWITNGASADYYLVIAQTDKEKKHRGINAFIVEKGWEGFEIGPKEDKLGIRGSDTHSLIFNDVKVPKENRIGEDGFGFKFAMKTLSGGRIGIAAQALGIAAGAYELAKKYAKERKAFGTEIMNHQAIAFKLADMHTQIEAARMLVYKAAKDKDNHENYDLSGAMAKLYASQAAMDVSVEAVQIHGGNGFVKEYHVERLMRDAKITQIYEGTSEIQKIVISRSILKD from the coding sequence ATGGATTTTAAACTTACGGAAGAACAAATAATGATACGAGATGCAGCTCGTGATTTTGCCAGAACAGAATTACTTCCTGGTGTCATTGATCGAGATAACAAACAAGAATTCCCTACCGAACAGGTAAAAAAAATGGGAGAACTTGGCTTTCTTGGGATGATGGCTTCTCCAGAATATGGAGGAGGAGGAATGGATACAATTTCTTATGTTCTTGCCATGGAAGAGCTATCAAAAGTAGATGCTTCCTGCTCTGTTATCGTATCAGTTAATAATTCTTTAGTATGTTGGGGACTGGACACCTATGGATCTCCGGAACAAAAAGAAAAATATTTATCCAAGCTTACAACAGGGGAATCAATTGGTGCTTTTTGCTTATCTGAACCAGAAGCAGGAAGTGACGCAACCTCTCAGCGTACAACCGCTATCGATAAAGGAGATCACTATGTATTAAACGGTACTAAAAACTGGATCACCAATGGAGCATCCGCAGATTATTATTTAGTTATTGCTCAAACCGATAAAGAAAAAAAGCACCGAGGAATTAACGCTTTTATTGTAGAAAAAGGATGGGAAGGTTTTGAGATAGGGCCTAAAGAAGATAAATTAGGAATCAGAGGTAGTGACACACACTCTCTTATTTTTAATGATGTAAAAGTCCCTAAAGAAAATAGAATAGGTGAAGATGGATTTGGTTTTAAGTTTGCTATGAAAACCCTGTCAGGAGGAAGAATTGGAATCGCCGCTCAGGCATTGGGAATTGCTGCCGGAGCATATGAACTGGCAAAAAAGTACGCTAAAGAAAGAAAAGCTTTTGGTACAGAAATCATGAATCATCAGGCCATTGCTTTTAAACTAGCAGATATGCATACACAGATAGAGGCCGCTAGAATGCTGGTTTACAAAGCGGCAAAAGATAAAGACAATCACGAAAACTACGACCTTTCTGGAGCGATGGCAAAACTATATGCATCACAGGCAGCCATGGATGTTTCTGTTGAAGCTGTTCAAATTCACGGAGGAAATGGGTTTGTAAAAGAATACCACGTAGAACGTTTAATGCGAGATGCTAAAATCACGCAGATATATGAAGGTACTTCTGAGATTCAGAAAATAGTAATCTCCAGAAGCATTTTAAAGGATTAA
- a CDS encoding Glu/Leu/Phe/Val dehydrogenase dimerization domain-containing protein, with the protein MKELLYTYENKSPEIVFNWKDSETDAEGWTVINSLRGGAAGGGTRMRKGLDMNEVLSLAKTMEVKFTVSGPAIGGAKSGINFDPNDPRKEEVLKRWYKAVSPLLKSYYGTGGDLNVDEIHEVIPITEGCGVWHPQEGVFNGHFQPTEADKINRIGQLRQGVIKVLENTTFSPDVNRKYTVADMITGYGVAEAVKHYYEVYGGEVKGKRAVVQGFGNVGSAAAYYLTAMGAKVVGIIDHVGGLIKEEGFTVAEMKELYLNKKGNKLYAESLIPFEEMNEKVWSLQTEIFAPCAASRLITKDQITQMIDSGLEVISCGANVPFADKEIFFGPIMEYTDSKVSLIPDFISNCGMARVFAYFMERKVQMTDEAIFKDTSETIKKAIQDTFNHNNKKTNISKTAFEIALQQLV; encoded by the coding sequence ATAAAAGAACTATTATATACTTACGAGAATAAATCACCTGAAATTGTTTTTAACTGGAAAGACTCTGAGACAGATGCAGAGGGTTGGACGGTTATTAATTCACTTAGAGGAGGTGCTGCTGGGGGAGGAACCAGGATGAGAAAAGGACTGGATATGAATGAAGTACTTTCACTGGCAAAAACAATGGAGGTAAAATTTACAGTTTCAGGTCCTGCCATAGGGGGTGCAAAATCAGGGATTAACTTTGATCCGAATGACCCTCGAAAAGAAGAAGTGCTAAAACGATGGTATAAAGCAGTTTCTCCATTGCTAAAAAGCTATTATGGAACTGGGGGAGATCTTAATGTAGATGAAATTCATGAGGTAATTCCCATTACAGAAGGATGTGGAGTCTGGCATCCGCAAGAAGGAGTGTTTAATGGTCATTTTCAGCCTACCGAAGCAGATAAGATTAATAGAATAGGGCAATTAAGGCAAGGAGTTATAAAGGTGTTGGAAAACACAACTTTTTCTCCTGATGTAAATAGAAAGTATACGGTGGCAGATATGATTACCGGATATGGAGTAGCAGAAGCTGTAAAACATTATTACGAGGTATACGGAGGCGAAGTAAAAGGAAAAAGAGCTGTGGTTCAGGGATTCGGAAATGTAGGGTCTGCTGCTGCGTACTATTTAACAGCAATGGGAGCCAAAGTAGTTGGGATTATCGATCACGTAGGAGGGTTGATAAAAGAAGAAGGATTTACAGTTGCAGAGATGAAGGAGCTGTATTTAAACAAAAAAGGAAATAAATTATATGCAGAATCTCTTATTCCTTTCGAAGAAATGAATGAAAAAGTTTGGTCATTGCAAACTGAGATTTTTGCACCTTGTGCAGCTTCCAGGCTGATAACAAAGGATCAAATAACCCAAATGATTGATTCAGGTTTAGAGGTCATCTCATGTGGGGCAAATGTACCGTTTGCAGATAAAGAGATCTTCTTTGGACCTATTATGGAATATACAGATAGTAAAGTAAGCTTAATCCCGGATTTTATTTCCAATTGCGGGATGGCCAGAGTATTTGCGTATTTTATGGAAAGAAAAGTTCAGATGACTGATGAAGCCATTTTTAAAGATACATCAGAAACGATTAAAAAGGCAATTCAGGATACATTTAATCATAATAACAAAAAAACAAATATAAGTAAAACTGCCTTTGAGATTGCCTTGCAACAGTTGGTGTGA
- a CDS encoding energy transducer TonB, with protein sequence MLKLDTKHKKRSMILTVIVHVGIILLLFYLSLSYLDPAPESGIAVNFGTTETGRGRQQPTKPIKSAPKETVEEEVEEVQEKTPEVSEKVITQDSEDAPVITEKPEKKTSVKKEEKKKPEKKPAKKKPVEKKPDPKPDKSTLDILNSFSKGPKSDGTAKGGEGDDNNPGDKGNPNGDPNARSYYGNGKGLDGDGNYRLGGRKALNKEKFRQDCNESGIVVVKIQVDQNGRVVKATPGVKGTTNSASCLLAPAKKAALATRFNSDSKAPVKQVGTIVYEFKLSE encoded by the coding sequence ATGTTAAAATTAGATACAAAACATAAAAAAAGGTCTATGATTCTCACTGTGATTGTACATGTGGGAATCATCCTTTTGTTGTTTTACTTAAGTCTTTCATACCTGGATCCAGCTCCCGAAAGTGGAATTGCTGTAAATTTTGGGACAACAGAAACCGGAAGAGGAAGGCAGCAGCCGACAAAACCGATTAAGTCAGCCCCCAAAGAAACGGTGGAAGAAGAAGTAGAAGAAGTACAAGAAAAAACTCCTGAGGTTTCAGAAAAAGTCATTACTCAAGATTCAGAAGATGCTCCGGTGATTACTGAGAAACCTGAGAAAAAAACGAGTGTAAAAAAAGAAGAAAAGAAAAAGCCTGAAAAAAAACCGGCAAAGAAAAAACCTGTAGAGAAAAAACCAGATCCTAAGCCGGACAAATCAACCTTGGATATTCTTAATAGTTTTTCTAAAGGACCTAAGAGTGATGGAACAGCTAAAGGAGGAGAAGGAGATGATAATAATCCGGGAGATAAGGGGAATCCGAATGGAGATCCTAATGCTCGCTCCTATTATGGAAATGGAAAAGGATTGGATGGAGATGGAAATTATAGATTAGGTGGGAGAAAAGCACTTAATAAAGAAAAGTTTAGACAAGATTGTAATGAATCGGGGATTGTGGTGGTAAAAATACAAGTAGATCAAAATGGTAGAGTTGTCAAAGCTACTCCAGGAGTAAAAGGGACAACGAATAGTGCCTCTTGTTTATTAGCACCTGCAAAAAAAGCAGCCTTGGCGACACGATTCAATAGTGATTCAAAAGCTCCTGTGAAGCAGGTAGGAACAATTGTATACGAGTTTAAGCTATCGGAATAG
- a CDS encoding biopolymer transporter ExbD, with amino-acid sequence MNLRGRNKVSPEFSMSSMTDIVFLLLVFFLLTSPAVTPEALDLILPKAKGKSSNVQNISVSITNKLQYYVDNERISQSRLESTLKSRLAGQHEPTVILRAEEGVPIEKAVSVMDIANRNKFKVILAVKPD; translated from the coding sequence ATGAACTTAAGAGGAAGAAATAAAGTAAGTCCGGAATTTAGCATGTCTTCAATGACAGATATTGTATTTCTGTTATTGGTATTCTTTTTGCTGACATCCCCGGCAGTAACACCAGAAGCCCTGGATTTAATTTTGCCAAAGGCTAAGGGAAAGAGCTCTAATGTTCAGAATATATCGGTAAGCATAACGAATAAGCTTCAATATTATGTAGATAATGAACGAATCAGTCAGAGCAGGCTGGAAAGTACATTAAAATCAAGATTGGCAGGACAACATGAACCTACTGTGATTCTAAGGGCAGAAGAAGGAGTGCCTATTGAAAAAGCAGTAAGCGTTATGGATATAGCGAATAGAAATAAATTTAAAGTTATTCTGGCGGTAAAACCCGATTGA